In a genomic window of Myxococcota bacterium:
- a CDS encoding TetR/AcrR family transcriptional regulator, translating to MDLITEQRLWRRQRMLDAVREAVAEIGWAELTVRDLARRCRVSVPTLYNQFGGKEGLLTAAAEGHFRQVLERVTTEGGPRGWRRLLALAARSAENMTRQSAYHRSLVAAFGAARETGPAQAALVRDLTAAFAAELEFMRAQGQLADWVDLGLLASQLTAACVSASAAWARGHLSDGGLRASMPHSVGTLVLGVARGSARRGLEGAARREQAALLAESQSPRAPRRARRAAAAS from the coding sequence ATGGACCTGATCACGGAGCAGAGGCTGTGGCGGCGCCAGCGCATGCTCGACGCGGTGCGCGAGGCGGTGGCGGAGATCGGCTGGGCGGAGCTCACGGTGCGCGACCTCGCGCGCCGCTGCCGTGTCTCGGTCCCGACCCTCTACAACCAGTTCGGCGGCAAGGAAGGCCTGCTCACCGCGGCGGCCGAGGGTCACTTCCGCCAGGTGCTCGAGCGAGTCACCACGGAAGGGGGACCGCGCGGCTGGCGCCGCCTGCTGGCGCTGGCCGCGCGCTCCGCCGAGAACATGACTCGCCAGTCGGCCTACCACCGGTCACTGGTCGCCGCGTTCGGCGCCGCGCGCGAGACCGGGCCTGCGCAGGCTGCGCTCGTGCGCGACTTGACCGCGGCGTTCGCGGCCGAGCTCGAGTTCATGCGCGCGCAGGGCCAGCTCGCCGACTGGGTCGACCTCGGGCTGCTCGCGTCGCAGCTCACCGCCGCCTGTGTCTCGGCGTCGGCGGCGTGGGCGCGCGGCCACCTCTCCGACGGCGGCCTGCGCGCGTCCATGCCGCACTCGGTGGGCACGCTCGTGCTGGGCGTGGCCCGGGGCAGCGCACGGCGCGGGCTCGAAGGCGCGGCGCGGCGCGAGCAGGCGGCCCTGCTGGCCGAGAGCCAGAGTCCCAGGGCGCCCCGGCGTGCGCGGCGCGCGGCGGCCGCGTCGTGA
- a CDS encoding aromatic ring-hydroxylating dioxygenase subunit alpha — MKLRHPFTRALYETTGEGLVRVDDGAGHVGLFHPDGRWHSGVLREADPHLLGWVGGPLLGGGVSPAARAELESPERPAADPKAVSYQDLLDRDTRPVPEVLRRQAPADLPLVRVPIERYTSRAFHEREVERLWRRVWQMACREEELALVGDHVLYEIAGDSLVILRSAPGEIRAFHNSCLHRGRALRDCDGRVGELRCPFHGWTWGLDGRLLRVPAAWDFPELEPARFRLPEARVGTWGGFVFVNLDPACAPLEEHLGDLSSHFAPWPLERRYKEAHVAKRLPCNWKVAQEAFMEAYHVGGTHPQLLPGIGDVNSQYDVWGNFSRAITANMTPSPLLGWAASEQDMLDSLFSRSLDSEPVFRVPAGMTARQTLAAAARAGLQASVPNAESLSDAELADSFYYTVFPNFHPWGAYNRIVYRFRPDGGPDRCLMEVIYLAPFSGERPMPAPVHLLADDEDWTCAPELGFLTRVFNQDTYNLGRVQRGLHAARHTHVTFARYQETKIRHFHALLERWLT, encoded by the coding sequence GTGAAGCTCCGCCACCCGTTCACGCGCGCGCTCTACGAGACCACCGGCGAGGGCCTGGTGCGCGTGGACGACGGCGCCGGTCACGTCGGTCTGTTCCATCCCGACGGCCGCTGGCACTCGGGCGTGTTGCGCGAGGCGGACCCGCACCTGTTGGGCTGGGTCGGCGGACCGCTGCTCGGCGGCGGCGTGAGCCCGGCCGCGCGCGCCGAGCTCGAGTCACCCGAGCGGCCCGCGGCCGACCCGAAGGCGGTCTCCTACCAGGACCTGCTCGATCGCGATACGCGGCCCGTTCCAGAAGTCCTGCGCCGGCAAGCCCCGGCCGACCTGCCGCTCGTGCGCGTGCCGATCGAGCGCTACACCTCGCGCGCCTTTCACGAGCGTGAGGTCGAGAGACTCTGGCGGCGCGTCTGGCAGATGGCCTGCCGCGAGGAAGAGCTCGCCCTCGTCGGCGACCACGTGCTGTACGAGATCGCGGGTGACTCGCTGGTGATCCTGCGCTCCGCGCCCGGCGAGATCCGCGCCTTCCACAACTCCTGTCTCCACCGCGGGCGCGCGCTGCGCGACTGCGACGGCCGCGTGGGCGAGCTGCGCTGCCCGTTCCACGGCTGGACCTGGGGCCTCGACGGCCGGCTGCTGCGCGTCCCCGCGGCCTGGGACTTCCCGGAGCTCGAGCCCGCGCGCTTCCGCCTGCCCGAGGCGCGCGTGGGCACCTGGGGCGGGTTCGTGTTCGTGAACCTCGACCCCGCCTGCGCGCCGCTCGAGGAACACCTGGGCGACCTGTCGAGTCACTTCGCGCCCTGGCCGCTCGAGCGGCGCTACAAGGAGGCGCACGTCGCCAAGCGCCTGCCCTGCAACTGGAAGGTCGCGCAGGAGGCCTTCATGGAGGCCTACCACGTCGGCGGGACCCACCCGCAGCTCCTGCCGGGCATCGGCGACGTGAACTCGCAGTACGACGTCTGGGGCAACTTCTCGCGCGCGATCACCGCCAACATGACCCCGAGCCCGCTGCTCGGCTGGGCCGCCAGCGAGCAGGACATGCTCGACTCACTCTTCTCGCGCAGCCTCGACTCCGAGCCGGTGTTTCGCGTGCCGGCCGGCATGACTGCGCGCCAGACGCTCGCGGCCGCCGCGCGCGCCGGGCTGCAGGCCAGCGTGCCCAACGCCGAGAGTCTCTCCGACGCCGAGCTCGCCGACTCGTTCTACTACACGGTGTTTCCGAACTTCCATCCCTGGGGCGCGTACAACCGCATCGTCTACCGCTTCCGGCCCGACGGCGGTCCCGATCGCTGTCTCATGGAAGTCATCTATCTCGCGCCGTTCTCGGGCGAACGCCCCATGCCCGCGCCGGTCCACTTGCTGGCTGACGACGAAGACTGGACGTGCGCGCCCGAGCTCGGGTTCCTGACGCGCGTGTTCAACCAGGACACGTACAACCTGGGCCGGGTGCAACGCGGGCTACACGCCGCGCGACACACGCACGTGACCTTCGCGCGCTATCAGGAGACGAAGATCCGCCACTTCCACGCGCTGCTCGAGCGCTGGCTCACTTAG
- a CDS encoding glutathione S-transferase family protein has product MLVIHHLGVSQSDRIVWLMEELGLPYEMRWYNRGADGLMPAEYVKLHPASTAPVVEDDGRVLSESAAILEYICHKHGGGRLTVTPSQPNYFDYLYWMHFNNNVQGLFFAKLASQGRTDPDAARVKGFIERREGGYFRHLEQRLGAVPYLAGPDFTCADIMVTFNLTELPLFGGRKIDDLPNTQAYVKRIEKRPAYQRAMELAGPAAKPK; this is encoded by the coding sequence ATGCTGGTCATCCATCACCTCGGGGTCTCTCAGTCCGACCGCATCGTGTGGCTCATGGAGGAGCTCGGCCTCCCCTACGAGATGCGCTGGTACAACCGCGGCGCCGACGGGCTCATGCCCGCCGAGTACGTGAAGCTGCACCCGGCTTCGACCGCACCGGTGGTCGAGGACGATGGCCGCGTGCTGTCGGAGTCGGCGGCGATCCTGGAGTACATCTGTCACAAGCACGGCGGCGGGCGACTCACCGTGACCCCGAGTCAGCCCAACTACTTCGACTACCTGTACTGGATGCACTTCAACAACAACGTGCAGGGGCTCTTCTTCGCCAAGCTCGCGAGCCAGGGCCGCACCGACCCCGACGCGGCGCGCGTGAAGGGCTTCATCGAGCGGCGCGAAGGCGGCTACTTCCGGCACCTGGAGCAGAGGCTCGGCGCGGTGCCCTATCTCGCGGGCCCCGACTTCACCTGCGCCGACATCATGGTGACCTTCAACCTGACCGAGCTGCCGCTGTTCGGCGGGCGCAAGATCGACGACCTGCCCAACACGCAGGCCTACGTGAAGCGGATCGAAAAGCGTCCGGCCTACCAGCGGGCGATGGAGCTCGCGGGACCCGCCGCCAAGCCTAAGTGA
- a CDS encoding SDR family oxidoreductase — protein sequence MTTQRPGPVLVTGANSGIGLASALRLAERDWTVYGTVRGEAKADALRDAARERKLGRRVHPLLLDVSDHEAVVGAWKDLPDFYAVVNNAGYSETGAVEEVSAAQAKAQLDVNLVAPAVVSACALPGMRRRGDGRIVMVSSVAGRASVLPLNGWYHASKFGLEALSDVLRVEVSGFGVRVVIVEPGFFRTSIGDKSRERAESLAGRRGSPYAKSYERMRGMLELVERVAPSADVVARTIVSAIESRRPRQRYIVGLDALATIATQPFIPRELTDFAMRLVAGLPGR from the coding sequence ATGACGACCCAGCGCCCCGGACCCGTGCTCGTGACCGGCGCCAACTCGGGAATCGGCCTCGCCAGCGCCCTGCGGCTCGCGGAGCGCGACTGGACCGTGTACGGCACCGTACGCGGCGAGGCGAAGGCCGACGCGCTGCGCGACGCCGCGCGCGAGCGGAAGCTCGGGCGACGCGTGCACCCGCTCCTGCTCGACGTCTCGGACCACGAGGCCGTGGTCGGCGCCTGGAAGGACCTGCCGGACTTCTACGCGGTCGTGAACAACGCGGGTTACTCGGAGACCGGCGCGGTCGAAGAGGTCAGCGCGGCGCAGGCGAAGGCGCAGCTCGACGTGAATCTCGTGGCGCCGGCGGTCGTGTCGGCCTGCGCGCTGCCGGGCATGCGCCGGCGCGGCGACGGCCGGATCGTGATGGTGTCTTCGGTCGCGGGCCGCGCCTCGGTGCTGCCGCTGAACGGCTGGTATCACGCCTCGAAGTTCGGCCTCGAGGCACTGTCGGACGTGCTGCGGGTCGAGGTTTCGGGCTTCGGCGTGCGCGTGGTGATCGTGGAGCCCGGCTTCTTCCGCACGTCGATCGGCGACAAGTCGCGCGAGCGCGCGGAGTCACTCGCCGGGCGGCGCGGCTCGCCCTACGCGAAGTCGTACGAGCGCATGCGCGGCATGCTCGAGCTGGTCGAGCGGGTCGCGCCGTCGGCCGACGTGGTCGCGCGCACGATCGTGTCGGCGATCGAGAGCCGGCGCCCGCGCCAGCGCTACATCGTGGGGCTCGACGCGCTCGCGACCATCGCCACCCAGCCGTTCATCCCGCGCGAGCTCACCGACTTCGCGATGCGGCTGGTGGCCGGGCTGCCCGGGCGCTGA
- a CDS encoding wax ester/triacylglycerol synthase family O-acyltransferase → MQQLTGLDASFLYMETGAQFGHVGSLTLYDQREAREGSLYRALRTTLPERLHLLPPFRRRIVEVPFGLDHPYWIEDPNFDLDFHIRHIAVPPPGTNEQLAELVAHLHALPLDRSRPLWQLWVIEGLESGQVALYVKVHHCTIDGVSGVEMTSTLLDRTREGGPVAPVRDRWRPDPIPRDVEMFARGLFGLALQPGKAVRFGIRTARDLPGIAPMLAPFADALGLGRLPWPFGPRQSDQVDAPKLPQTAAPHTSFNRSITPHRRFSFITLSLEDARKVRKAFGTTLNDVVMAMCAGALRRYLEERGELPDETLIASVPVSVRSESEKATYSNRVSAVMAELATDEPDPVKRLKRIHESMRSAKQMQEAVPATLLQDFTQFATPAVFAQAARIAARLRIADRMRPPFNLIISNVPGPREPLYCGGAQMRTYYPVSAVAEGQGLNITVQSYMDQLDFGVITCRELVSDPWRISRYLGEALEELVKLAAVVARQ, encoded by the coding sequence ATGCAACAGCTCACGGGCCTCGACGCAAGCTTCCTCTACATGGAGACCGGCGCGCAATTCGGGCACGTCGGCTCGCTCACGCTCTACGACCAGCGCGAGGCGCGCGAAGGCTCGCTGTACCGCGCGCTGCGCACGACGTTGCCGGAGCGGCTGCACCTTTTGCCGCCGTTCCGCCGGCGCATCGTCGAGGTGCCGTTCGGGCTGGACCACCCGTACTGGATCGAGGATCCGAACTTCGACCTCGACTTCCACATCCGCCACATCGCCGTGCCGCCGCCGGGCACGAACGAGCAGCTCGCCGAGCTGGTCGCGCACCTGCACGCGTTGCCGCTCGACCGCAGCCGCCCGCTCTGGCAGCTGTGGGTGATCGAGGGTCTCGAGAGCGGACAGGTCGCGCTCTACGTGAAGGTGCATCACTGCACGATCGACGGAGTGTCTGGCGTCGAGATGACTTCGACCTTGCTCGACCGCACGCGCGAGGGCGGACCCGTGGCGCCCGTGCGCGACCGGTGGCGGCCCGATCCGATTCCGCGCGACGTCGAGATGTTCGCGCGCGGGCTGTTCGGGCTCGCGCTGCAGCCGGGCAAGGCCGTGCGCTTCGGCATCCGCACGGCGCGCGACCTGCCGGGCATCGCGCCCATGCTCGCGCCCTTCGCCGACGCGCTCGGCCTGGGCCGGCTGCCCTGGCCGTTCGGCCCGCGCCAGAGTGACCAGGTCGACGCGCCCAAGCTGCCGCAGACCGCGGCGCCACACACGTCGTTCAACCGCTCGATCACGCCGCACCGCCGCTTCTCGTTCATCACGCTCTCGCTCGAGGACGCGCGCAAGGTGCGCAAGGCGTTCGGCACGACCTTGAACGACGTGGTCATGGCCATGTGCGCGGGCGCGCTGCGCCGCTATCTCGAGGAGCGCGGCGAGCTGCCCGACGAGACACTCATCGCGTCGGTGCCGGTCTCGGTGCGCTCGGAGTCCGAGAAGGCGACTTACTCGAACCGGGTGAGTGCCGTGATGGCGGAGCTCGCCACGGACGAGCCCGACCCGGTGAAGCGCCTGAAGCGCATCCACGAGTCGATGCGCTCCGCCAAGCAGATGCAGGAAGCGGTGCCCGCGACGCTGCTCCAGGACTTCACGCAGTTCGCGACCCCGGCGGTGTTCGCCCAAGCCGCGCGCATCGCGGCGCGCCTGCGCATCGCCGACCGCATGCGGCCGCCGTTCAACCTGATCATCTCCAACGTGCCCGGACCGCGCGAGCCGCTCTACTGTGGCGGCGCCCAGATGCGCACCTACTATCCCGTCTCCGCGGTGGCGGAGGGGCAGGGGCTGAACATCACCGTGCAGAGCTACATGGACCAGCTCGACTTCGGCGTGATCACGTGCCGCGAGCTGGTGTCGGACCCGTGGCGCATCTCGCGCTATCTGGGCGAGGCGCTGGAAGAGCTCGTGAAGCTGGCGGCAGTCGTTGCCCGGCAGTGA
- a CDS encoding alpha/beta hydrolase codes for MARPLAFLALEGQRAFAEWLSYFGTARLLERAPRGDGHPVLVLPGFLAGDDSTGILRRYLQRLGYASHPWLLGRNLGAPHFVRERLVDRAAELYARYERKLSIVGWSLGGIYARELAKLLPNRVRQVITLGSPFGDVARPTALARFFEFASGRDLASEMPERVERIRAAPPVPSTAIFSKSDGITHWRVCREAEGPGRDNIEVTGSHCGLGWNPLVLWAIADRLAQKEDDWRPFEPDGWLAYLYR; via the coding sequence GTGGCTCGACCGCTCGCGTTCCTCGCGCTCGAGGGCCAGCGCGCGTTCGCAGAGTGGCTGAGCTACTTCGGCACGGCGCGCCTGCTCGAGCGCGCGCCGCGCGGCGACGGCCACCCCGTGCTGGTGCTGCCCGGGTTCCTGGCCGGCGACGACTCGACCGGGATCCTGCGCCGCTATCTCCAGCGGCTCGGCTACGCGTCTCACCCGTGGCTGCTCGGCCGCAATCTCGGCGCGCCGCACTTCGTGCGCGAGAGACTGGTCGACCGCGCGGCGGAGCTCTACGCGCGCTACGAGCGCAAGCTCTCGATCGTGGGCTGGAGCCTGGGCGGGATCTACGCGCGCGAGCTCGCCAAGCTCCTGCCCAACCGCGTGCGCCAGGTGATCACCCTGGGCAGCCCGTTCGGCGACGTGGCCCGGCCGACCGCGCTGGCGCGCTTCTTCGAGTTCGCCTCGGGCCGCGACCTGGCCAGTGAGATGCCCGAGCGCGTCGAGCGCATCCGCGCCGCGCCGCCGGTTCCCTCGACCGCGATCTTCAGCAAGAGCGACGGCATCACGCACTGGCGCGTGTGCCGCGAGGCCGAGGGGCCGGGGCGCGACAACATCGAAGTCACCGGCAGTCACTGCGGGCTGGGCTGGAACCCGCTGGTGCTCTGGGCGATCGCCGACCGGCTGGCGCAGAAGGAAGACGACTGGCGCCCCTTCGAGCCGGACGGCTGGCTCGCCTACCTGTACCGCTGA
- a CDS encoding amylo-alpha-1,6-glucosidase codes for MTDLDEREWLEPDGLGGFASGTVCGVRTRRYHALLLAATTPPTGRMVLVNGLEAWVTTPIGVAALSAQRYAPGVVHPDGADRIAAFAHEPWPTWRFRLPGGIELEQEILVRHGAPAALVAWRLVTPAASVRLSVRPLLSGRDYHALQHENPVFDFAPRTQDGERLRFAPYPGVPEIELLANARYEHAPEWYRRFEYGQELARGLDGHEDLASPGVLHFDLSAGRAVLLLASAGALEASRGALAHADALRADERKRREELAAPLRRAADAYLVRRGTGRTIVAGYPWFTDWGRDTFIALRGLCLATGRLDEAGRILAEWSGAVSQGMLPNRFPDAGEAPEYNAVDASLWFVVAAGEYLRRRRQAPERERLQAAIEAILAGYARGTRFGIRADRDGLLAAGVPGQQLTWMDARVGDRVVTPRIGKPVEVQALWLNALAIAAEWRPALRESLERGRAAFQARFWNEAEGALYDVVDVDHVAGSVDPSFRPNQLFAVGGLPLALLEGERARRLVDAVESRLWTPLGPRTLAPGSPSYAPRFAGGPSERDAAYHQGTAWPWLAGAFVEAWLRVRGNTAAARRAARERFLPPLEAALGAFGLGHLPEVADAEAPHRPGGCPFQAWSLGELIRLREEILS; via the coding sequence ATGACTGACCTCGACGAGCGAGAGTGGCTCGAGCCCGACGGCCTGGGCGGCTTCGCCTCGGGCACGGTGTGCGGGGTACGCACGCGGCGCTATCACGCGCTGCTGCTCGCGGCGACCACGCCGCCCACCGGGCGCATGGTGCTCGTGAACGGCCTCGAGGCCTGGGTCACGACACCGATCGGTGTCGCCGCGCTCTCCGCCCAGCGCTACGCGCCCGGCGTGGTGCATCCGGACGGCGCGGACCGGATCGCGGCCTTCGCGCACGAGCCCTGGCCCACGTGGCGCTTCCGGCTGCCCGGGGGGATCGAGCTGGAACAGGAGATCCTGGTGCGCCACGGCGCGCCGGCGGCGCTCGTCGCCTGGCGCCTCGTGACTCCTGCTGCGAGCGTGCGCCTGTCCGTGCGGCCGCTGCTCTCGGGCCGTGACTACCACGCGCTACAGCACGAGAACCCCGTCTTCGACTTCGCGCCGCGCACGCAGGACGGCGAGCGCCTGCGCTTCGCGCCCTACCCGGGCGTGCCCGAGATCGAGCTTCTGGCGAATGCGCGCTACGAGCACGCGCCCGAGTGGTACCGCCGCTTCGAGTACGGCCAGGAGCTCGCGCGCGGGCTCGACGGTCACGAAGACCTGGCTTCGCCCGGAGTGCTGCACTTCGACCTGTCCGCCGGGCGCGCGGTGCTCCTGCTCGCCAGCGCCGGCGCGCTCGAGGCTTCGCGCGGCGCGCTCGCGCACGCCGACGCGCTGCGCGCCGACGAGCGCAAGCGGCGCGAGGAGCTCGCCGCGCCGCTACGGCGCGCGGCCGACGCCTATCTCGTGCGGCGCGGCACCGGCCGGACAATCGTCGCCGGCTATCCCTGGTTCACCGACTGGGGCCGAGACACGTTCATCGCCCTGCGCGGCCTGTGTCTCGCGACGGGCCGGCTCGACGAGGCCGGACGGATCCTCGCCGAGTGGTCGGGCGCGGTCTCGCAGGGCATGCTGCCCAACCGCTTCCCCGACGCGGGCGAGGCGCCGGAATACAACGCCGTCGACGCCTCGCTCTGGTTCGTGGTGGCGGCGGGCGAGTATCTCCGGCGGCGCAGGCAGGCGCCCGAGCGCGAACGCCTGCAGGCCGCGATCGAGGCGATCCTCGCGGGCTACGCCCGCGGCACCCGCTTCGGCATCCGCGCCGACCGCGACGGCCTGCTGGCCGCGGGCGTTCCGGGCCAGCAGCTCACGTGGATGGACGCGCGCGTGGGCGACCGGGTCGTGACTCCGCGCATCGGCAAGCCGGTCGAGGTGCAGGCGCTGTGGCTGAACGCGCTCGCGATCGCCGCCGAATGGCGTCCGGCGCTGCGCGAGTCACTCGAGCGCGGCCGCGCCGCGTTCCAGGCCCGCTTCTGGAACGAGGCCGAGGGCGCGCTCTACGACGTGGTCGACGTGGACCACGTGGCCGGCAGCGTCGATCCGAGCTTCCGACCCAATCAGCTGTTCGCGGTGGGCGGCCTGCCGCTTGCCCTGCTCGAAGGGGAGCGCGCGCGGCGCCTGGTCGACGCCGTGGAGTCACGGCTGTGGACGCCGCTCGGCCCGCGCACGCTCGCGCCTGGCTCGCCGAGCTACGCGCCGCGCTTCGCGGGTGGCCCGAGCGAGCGCGACGCGGCCTATCACCAGGGGACCGCCTGGCCCTGGCTGGCGGGCGCGTTCGTCGAGGCGTGGCTGCGCGTGCGTGGGAACACGGCCGCGGCTCGGCGCGCCGCGCGCGAGCGTTTCCTGCCGCCGCTCGAGGCCGCACTCGGAGCGTTCGGGCTCGGTCACTTGCCCGAGGTCGCCGACGCCGAGGCGCCGCACCGGCCCGGCGGCTGTCCCTTCCAGGCCTGGTCACTGGGCGAGCTGATTCGCCTGCGAGAGGAGATCTTGTCGTGA
- a CDS encoding CaiB/BaiF CoA-transferase family protein, which produces MPMLLQGLRVVEMGFWVAGPAAAGLLADWGADVVKIEPPRGDPMRQFYRALAGVELPGCPGFELDNRGKRSVVLDLADPEARAAARQLVLGADVFITNYRSDALERLGFDYASLSAENPRLVYGHVTGYGQDGPDAGKAAYDIGAFWSRSGIGWILAPAGADPSGSRAGFGDHTTAAHCLAGVLAALLARERTGKGQLVDACLLRSGIYTIGFDVTQQLAFGAVTPVGRREESPSPTITSFRTGDGRWVWLLGVEAERHWPRLAQALELESLIGDPRFATPQARAANCRDLLRILDEQFAKRPLDAWLPRFEAADVWWAPVNSVADVVQDRQALAARAFVDVPDGKGGTQKSVGSPVLFSGADVTPRGKVPGIGEHTEEVLAELRSARR; this is translated from the coding sequence ATTCCGATGCTTCTGCAGGGTCTGCGCGTGGTCGAGATGGGTTTCTGGGTGGCCGGCCCGGCCGCGGCCGGGCTGCTCGCGGACTGGGGCGCCGACGTGGTGAAGATCGAGCCGCCGCGCGGTGACCCGATGCGCCAGTTCTACCGCGCGCTCGCGGGCGTGGAGCTGCCGGGCTGCCCGGGCTTCGAGCTCGACAACCGCGGCAAGCGCTCGGTCGTGCTCGACCTGGCCGATCCCGAAGCGCGCGCCGCGGCGCGCCAGCTCGTGCTGGGCGCCGACGTGTTCATCACCAACTACCGCAGCGACGCACTCGAACGGCTCGGCTTCGACTACGCGAGTCTCTCGGCCGAGAACCCGCGGCTCGTGTACGGGCACGTGACTGGCTACGGCCAGGACGGACCCGACGCCGGCAAGGCCGCCTACGACATCGGCGCGTTCTGGTCGCGTTCCGGAATCGGCTGGATCCTCGCCCCCGCCGGCGCGGATCCGTCCGGCTCGCGCGCAGGCTTCGGCGACCACACGACCGCGGCCCACTGTCTCGCGGGCGTGCTGGCCGCGCTCCTGGCCCGCGAGCGCACCGGCAAGGGGCAGCTCGTCGACGCGTGTCTTCTGCGCAGCGGCATCTACACGATCGGCTTCGACGTGACCCAGCAGCTCGCGTTCGGCGCAGTGACTCCGGTCGGGCGCCGCGAGGAGAGCCCATCGCCGACCATCACCTCGTTCCGCACGGGCGATGGCCGCTGGGTGTGGCTGCTGGGCGTCGAGGCCGAGCGCCATTGGCCGCGGCTCGCGCAGGCGCTCGAGCTCGAGTCACTGATCGGCGATCCGCGCTTCGCCACGCCGCAGGCGCGCGCCGCCAACTGCCGCGACTTGCTGCGCATCCTCGACGAGCAGTTCGCCAAGCGCCCGCTCGACGCCTGGCTGCCGCGCTTCGAGGCCGCCGACGTGTGGTGGGCCCCCGTGAACAGCGTGGCCGACGTGGTCCAGGACCGGCAGGCGCTCGCCGCCCGAGCGTTCGTCGACGTGCCCGACGGCAAGGGCGGGACACAGAAGAGCGTCGGCTCGCCCGTGCTGTTCAGCGGCGCCGACGTGACTCCGCGCGGCAAGGTGCCCGGGATCGGCGAGCACACCGAAGAGGTGCTGGCCGAGCTGCGCAGCGCGCGGCGCTGA